From a single Ciconia boyciana chromosome 4, ASM3463844v1, whole genome shotgun sequence genomic region:
- the LOC140650639 gene encoding LOW QUALITY PROTEIN: serine/threonine-protein kinase PLK2-like (The sequence of the model RefSeq protein was modified relative to this genomic sequence to represent the inferred CDS: inserted 4 bases in 2 codons; substituted 1 base at 1 genomic stop codon), whose amino-acid sequence MELLRTIAYLPGGGVKGCEAELGRAAGGESRRKKTEEQPHQRSHPAAEVSRIITDPTTGKRYCCGKVLGKGGFAKCYEMTDLTTNKVYAAKIIPLSRVAKPHQREKTEKEIELHRILNHRHVVQFYHYFEDXENIYILLEYCSRRSMAHILKARKVLTEPEVRYYLRQIVSGLKYLHEQEILHRDLKLGNFFINENMELKLGDFGLAARLEPLEHRRRTICGTPNYLSPEVLNKQGHGCESDIWALGCVMYTMLLGRPPFETTNLKETYRCIREARYSLPSFLLAPVKHLIASMLSKNPEDRPSLDEIIRHXFFLQGFTPDRLSASCCHTVPDFHLASPAKNFFKKAAAALFGGKKDKARYFDTHNRLAKEDKEIYKLRHDLKKTLITQQPHKHRTDEVNEIQPLITTVAKSGALPETKQIGDSIRMFVRGTLGSCSSSSECLEDSTMGSVANTVARVLRGCLKNMPEADSIPKEQLTASFQWVTKWVDYSNKYGFGYQLSDHTXGVLFNNGAHMSLLPDKKTVHYYAELGQCSVFLATEAPEQFISQVTVLKYFSLYMEENLMDGGDLPSLTDVCRPRLYLLQWLKSDNALMMLFNDGTFQVNFYHDHTKIIICSQSEEYLLTYINEERISTTLCLTNLLGSGCSLELKHRMEYALNMLLQQCN is encoded by the exons ATGGAGCTGCTGCGGACCATTGCCTACCTGCCAGGCGGCGGCGTCAAGGGCTGCGAGGCGGAGCTAGGCAGAGCCGCCGGTGGTGAGTCGCGGAGGAAGAAGACGGAGGAGCAGCCGCACCAGCGTTCCCACCCCGCCGCCGAAGTCTCCCGAATTATAACCGACCCCACGACGGGGAAGCGTTACTGCTGCGGCAAGGTGCTCGGAAAG GGTGGATTTGCCAAGTGTTATGAGATGACAGATTTGACAACAAATAAAGTTTATGCTGCAAAAATCATTCCTCTCAGCAGAGTAGCAAAACCTCATCAAAGGGAaaag ACTGAGAAAGAGATTGAGCTGCACAGAATACTTAATCATAGACATGTTGTACAGTTTTACCACTATTTTGAAGA AGAGAATATTTACATTCTTCTGGAGTACTGCAGTAGAAGG TCAATGGCTCACATCTTAAAAGCAAGGAAGGTATTGACAGAACCAGAAGTACGATACTACCTCAGGCAAATTGTGTCAGGGCTAAAGTATCTTCATGAACAGGAAATATTGCACAGGGACCTTAAACTAG GTAACTTCTTCATTAATGAGAATATGGAACTGAAACTGGGTGACTTTGGCTTGGCAGCTAGACTGGAACCACTGGAGCACAGGAGGAG AACAATATGTGGCACACCAAATTACCTCTCTCCAGAAGTCCTCAACAAACAAGGGCACGGCTGTGAATCTGACATCTGGGCCTTAGGCTGTGTAAT GTATACAATGCTGTTGGGAAGACCCCCATTTGAGACCACAAATCTTAAAGAAACATACAGATGCATAAGGGAAGCAAGATACAGCCTGCCTTCATTTCTCTTGGCACCTGTGAAACACTTAATAGCTAGCATGTTGTCAAAAAATCCTGAAGACCGTCCCAGTTTAGATGAAATAATTCgacattaatttttcttacag GGCTTTACACCTGACAGACTTTCTGCTAGCTGTTGTCACACTGTTCCTGATTTCCATTTGGCAAGCCCTGCTaaaaatttcttcaaaaaagcagctgctgctctctttgGTGGTAAAAAGGATAAAGCCAGATACTTTGACACACATA ACAGACTAGctaaagaagacaaagaaatctACAAGCTCAGGCATGATTTGAAGAAGACATTGATAACCCAGCAGCCCCACAAACACAGAACAGATGAGGTAAAT GAGATCCAGCCTCTTATAACAACAGTAGCCAAGTCAGGAGCGTTACCAGAAACTAAGCAGATTGGAGACTCTATTCGGATGTTTGTCAGAGGAACTTTGGGAAGCTGCAGCAGTAGCAGTGAAT GCCTGGAAGACAGTACCATGGGAAGTGTTGCCAATACAGTTGCGAGGGTATTGAGAGGATGTCTGAAGAACATGCCAGAAGCAGACAGCATTCCCAAAGAACAGCTGACAGCATCCTTCCAATGGGTTACAAAATGGGTGGACTATTCTAACAAGTATGGCTTTGGGTACCAGCTGTCAGATCACAC TGGTGTCCTTTTCAATAATGGGGCACATATGAGCCTTCTGCCAGacaaaaa GACAGTCCACTACTATGCAGAGCTaggccagtgctctgtcttcTTGGCCACAGAGGCTCCTGAACAGTTCATTAGCCAAGTAACTGTACTGAAGTATTTCTCTCTCTACATGGAAGAGAACCTCATGGAT GGAGGAGATCTTCCCAGCCTAACAGATGTATGCAGGCCCAGGCTTTACCTCTTACAGTGGCTTAAATCTGATAATGCATTAATGATGCTCTTCAATGATGGCACATTTCAA GTGAACTTCTATCATGATCACACAAAAATCATCATTTGCAGTCAGAGTGAGGAGTATCTCCTTACCTACATCAATGAAGAGAGGATATCCACAACACTCTGTCTGACAAATCTTCTGGGTTCTGGATGCTCATTGGAACTAAAACACAGAATGGAATATGCTCTAaacatgctgctgcagcaatgTAACTGA